The following proteins are co-located in the Opitutaceae bacterium genome:
- a CDS encoding RsmB/NOP family class I SAM-dependent RNA methyltransferase codes for MFDPSTLNRAAHVIRGVTPRLPADSVLRLELAANRALSPAARSAVSRAVFSYYRWIKWLNRHDSIQAQVNDALERQARHERDPTAIKLEALAARAVPEWLAAETALPPETLRLLQLEPVLWIRARPGMRTALAQELNHCELPSNLSPDGALAAEAKHALRFFGKRDLFTTGAFQRGAFEIQDIASQLVGHACAPNPGEVWWDACAGEGGKSLHLADLMANQGTLWASDRSSRRLEQLRRRFARAQLFNVRVAPWEEPEVLPTRTLFDGVLLDAPCSGVGTWQRNPHARWTTKPQDVLELAGVQARLLNLVARQLKPGGRLIYSVCTLTRSETTAVADAFTAANPDMIPDPVFSHASFPQTTLWPHEFRSNGMFIAAWRRQR; via the coding sequence ATGTTCGACCCATCCACGCTCAATCGCGCCGCCCATGTCATCCGCGGAGTCACGCCCAGACTGCCTGCGGACTCCGTTCTGCGCCTTGAGCTGGCGGCCAACCGCGCTCTTTCCCCGGCCGCCCGCAGCGCGGTGTCGCGTGCGGTGTTCAGTTACTATCGCTGGATCAAGTGGCTGAACCGCCACGATTCGATTCAAGCCCAGGTCAATGACGCACTGGAGCGGCAGGCGCGGCATGAACGCGATCCGACAGCCATCAAGCTGGAGGCACTCGCGGCCCGCGCTGTTCCGGAATGGCTCGCAGCTGAAACCGCCCTGCCCCCTGAAACGCTCCGTCTCCTTCAGCTTGAACCCGTGCTCTGGATCCGGGCCCGTCCGGGAATGCGCACCGCGCTCGCTCAGGAATTGAACCATTGCGAGCTTCCGTCCAACCTGTCGCCGGATGGCGCGCTTGCGGCCGAGGCGAAGCACGCCCTTCGATTTTTTGGGAAAAGGGACCTGTTCACGACCGGCGCGTTTCAGCGCGGCGCATTCGAGATTCAGGACATCGCCTCGCAGCTGGTCGGACATGCCTGTGCGCCAAACCCTGGAGAGGTTTGGTGGGACGCCTGTGCCGGAGAGGGCGGCAAGAGCCTGCATCTTGCCGACCTGATGGCCAACCAAGGGACGCTTTGGGCGAGCGATCGCTCAAGTCGCAGGCTCGAACAGCTCAGGCGTCGCTTTGCGCGCGCCCAGCTCTTCAATGTCCGCGTGGCTCCGTGGGAGGAACCCGAGGTGCTCCCGACACGAACGCTCTTTGACGGGGTGCTTCTGGATGCACCCTGCAGCGGGGTCGGCACCTGGCAGCGCAATCCGCACGCCCGCTGGACCACGAAACCGCAGGATGTCCTGGAGCTCGCCGGTGTCCAGGCACGGCTCCTCAACCTTGTTGCTAGGCAGCTCAAGCCCGGGGGGAGACTGATCTACTCCGTGTGCACCCTCACCCGCTCTGAAACCACCGCCGTGGCCGATGCCTTCACAGCTGCAAATCCCGACATGATTCCCGACCCGGTCTTCAGTCACGCCTCATTCCCGCAGACGACTCTCTGGCCGCACGAGTTTCGTTCCAACGGCATGTTCATCGCCGCCTGGAGACGCCAGCGATAG
- a CDS encoding class I SAM-dependent methyltransferase has protein sequence MSKKISATTVQADFNDLTAVLHYTKAAHELGLWNSERLLIERYFPDRNASILELGCGAARVTMALWSLGFTRLTAIDFADQLIDQAVALAAERGAANITFRHADATSLPLDLCTTPFDGVLFLFNGLMQIPGREHRRAALREARRVCKPGAPFLFTTHDRDDSRIERSLWRLESTRWSMGLQDPRLIEFGDRYFEDEAGRTFMHLPTRTEVLEDLAATGWTHVFDEMRRRLARENKPVREFSDECRFWVATA, from the coding sequence ATGTCCAAAAAGATCAGCGCGACAACCGTTCAGGCGGATTTCAATGATCTGACCGCAGTCCTCCACTACACAAAGGCCGCGCACGAACTCGGGCTCTGGAACTCGGAACGGCTCCTGATTGAGCGCTATTTTCCGGATCGAAACGCCAGCATCCTTGAGCTTGGCTGTGGCGCGGCCCGCGTCACCATGGCCCTCTGGAGCCTCGGCTTCACCCGGCTCACAGCCATCGATTTTGCGGACCAGCTCATCGATCAGGCGGTCGCTCTTGCAGCCGAGCGTGGCGCGGCAAACATAACATTCCGGCACGCCGACGCCACCTCGCTCCCGCTGGATCTGTGCACAACCCCCTTCGATGGAGTCCTGTTTCTGTTCAATGGGCTCATGCAAATTCCCGGACGTGAACACCGTCGGGCGGCGTTGAGGGAGGCGCGCCGCGTTTGCAAGCCCGGCGCCCCGTTCCTTTTTACGACTCACGACAGGGACGATTCACGCATTGAGCGCTCCCTATGGCGCCTCGAATCCACCCGTTGGTCCATGGGTCTGCAGGATCCGCGGCTGATCGAGTTCGGTGATCGCTATTTCGAGGATGAGGCGGGGCGGACTTTCATGCACCTGCCCACCAGAACCGAAGTCCTGGAGGACCTGGCCGCAACCGGCTGGACCCATGTTTTTGATGAAATGAGGCGCCGACTGGCCAGGGAGAACAAACCAGTTCGCGAGTTCTCTGACGAATGTCGCTTCTGGGTCGCAACTGCCTAG
- the dnaE gene encoding DNA polymerase III subunit alpha: MPSASDFVHLHVHSDYSLLDGACRMDRLMNRALELGMKAIALTDHGNLFGTIEFYNAAKAQGIKPLIGCEIYLTETSRLEKNGRAEEGKSFYHLGLLARNLQGYQNLLKLVSDAHLKGFYYKPRADYETLSQYADGLIAFSGCMSAIVPYHLRHDRFDDACRAAARFVDIFGRENFFVEIQDHGIPEQRKIIPGLLAIAEKFGLKVICTNDVHYVRREDAAPHDALLCIQTGAKIADKDRMMLEGGQFYLKSRDEMAALFSEVPHSLTNTLAVADMCDLAIPFPKGSERYPRYPLPIEIAGKFDRGSYLHQLCVDGLRSRYEIRHAEIAKRPVVMERLASLSRPAPGEKPSAPDYSGLQSDELLVVRMEYELTIISVTGFEDYFLVVWDFIAWAKSHGIPVGPGRGSGAGCLVAFLLGITNLDPIRFGLLFERFLNPERVSPPDFDIDFCMRRRGEVIDYVRGKYGRDCVANIITYGTLGAKMVIRDVARVNDLPYAEADRLAKMIPDELNISLESAIAKSAELRNEIDRNPGARKIVESARVLEGMVRNTGKHAAGIIITDKRLDEFVPLTLQEGDVTVQFDMNAVGKLGLLKMDFLGLKTLTVISDAVGNVRRKARPDFDIESIPLDDPRTYALLNSGKTVGVFQLESGGMQNASKLVGISNIDDINAVGALYRPGPMAFIPDYARGKKDPSSVSYPHPLLEPILKETFGIIVYQEQVMECAKIVAGYTLGGADMLRRAMGKKDADAMAKERVKFVEGARRLHNIDERKSNEIFDLLNKFASYGFNKSHSAAYALISYQTAYLKANYPVEFMAAVLTTELGNAEKVAHFISEAEAMGLTVLGPDVNESRENFTPVRASTSNAGGAIRFGLAGIKGVGEGAAGKIIEEREKHGAFSSFIDFVRRVDSKAINKRVLEHLVKTGAFDFSGVSRRHLFDGIDGALAEASSIARDLASGQDSFLDMLAGEPQAGAPASPQAQTMAPAREAHLPDFAPTERLTFEKELLGFYVSGHPMNDYAALTEALDTFAIDELLNQENRTEFRICGIAGSLSKKLSKKDNRPWMAFTLATRRGTLPVNMFADAFKTHGHNLAENASIAVLGTILKGDDGTRINVKEVYPLDLYVANNIVRITWLLHPAHAGTLPFLTRLRDAMNAHPGETRSQIGFLMEDRVAPLAETSAALGWKLSGPVFQSLRAEMCVAGVQIESRPLEIKETRRWTRK; encoded by the coding sequence GTGCCGTCCGCCTCTGATTTCGTTCATCTGCACGTTCACTCCGACTACAGTCTGCTCGATGGCGCCTGCCGCATGGATCGCCTCATGAACCGTGCGCTCGAGCTTGGCATGAAGGCCATCGCGCTGACCGACCACGGCAACCTGTTTGGGACCATCGAGTTTTACAATGCGGCCAAGGCGCAGGGCATCAAACCGCTGATCGGTTGCGAAATCTACCTGACCGAAACCTCCCGGCTGGAAAAAAACGGTCGTGCGGAGGAGGGGAAGAGTTTCTATCACCTCGGCCTTCTCGCCCGCAATCTGCAGGGCTACCAGAACCTTCTGAAGCTGGTGTCAGACGCCCATCTCAAGGGATTCTACTACAAGCCGCGAGCTGACTATGAAACTCTTTCGCAGTACGCCGACGGATTGATTGCATTCTCCGGATGCATGTCGGCCATCGTCCCGTATCACCTGCGTCACGATCGATTTGACGACGCCTGCCGGGCCGCGGCTCGGTTTGTCGACATCTTCGGGCGGGAAAATTTCTTCGTGGAAATCCAGGACCACGGCATACCGGAGCAGCGAAAGATCATTCCCGGGCTGCTGGCCATTGCGGAAAAATTCGGCCTCAAGGTCATCTGCACGAATGATGTGCACTACGTGCGCAGGGAGGATGCCGCTCCTCACGACGCCCTGTTGTGCATCCAGACCGGAGCCAAGATCGCCGACAAGGATAGGATGATGCTCGAAGGAGGCCAGTTCTACCTCAAGAGCCGCGATGAAATGGCGGCTCTGTTCTCCGAGGTGCCGCATTCGCTCACCAACACCCTCGCGGTTGCGGACATGTGCGACCTGGCCATTCCTTTTCCAAAGGGCTCCGAGCGCTATCCCCGCTATCCGCTGCCGATTGAGATCGCGGGGAAATTCGACCGGGGATCCTACCTCCACCAGCTCTGCGTGGACGGCCTCAGGTCACGCTACGAGATCAGGCATGCCGAGATCGCAAAGCGCCCGGTGGTCATGGAACGACTGGCCAGTCTCTCCCGGCCTGCCCCTGGAGAAAAGCCCTCCGCACCCGACTACTCCGGATTGCAATCCGATGAACTGCTGGTCGTGCGCATGGAATATGAGCTCACAATCATCTCGGTCACGGGATTTGAGGACTATTTTCTCGTGGTCTGGGACTTCATTGCCTGGGCGAAGTCGCACGGAATCCCGGTCGGGCCCGGACGCGGTTCCGGCGCGGGATGCCTGGTTGCCTTCCTGCTGGGAATCACCAATCTTGATCCCATTCGCTTCGGGCTGCTTTTCGAGCGCTTTCTGAATCCCGAACGCGTCTCCCCGCCGGACTTCGACATCGACTTCTGCATGCGCCGCCGTGGCGAGGTGATCGACTATGTTCGCGGCAAGTACGGCAGGGACTGCGTGGCGAACATCATCACCTACGGCACGCTCGGCGCGAAAATGGTGATCCGCGACGTCGCTCGCGTGAACGACCTGCCCTACGCGGAGGCGGATCGGCTGGCCAAGATGATTCCTGACGAGCTGAACATCTCGCTCGAAAGCGCGATCGCCAAGAGCGCGGAGCTGCGCAATGAAATCGACCGCAATCCCGGCGCCAGGAAGATCGTCGAGTCGGCGCGGGTGCTCGAGGGCATGGTGCGCAACACCGGCAAACACGCCGCCGGCATCATCATCACGGACAAGCGCCTTGACGAATTCGTGCCGCTGACCCTGCAGGAAGGAGACGTCACGGTGCAGTTCGACATGAACGCGGTCGGCAAGCTCGGCCTGCTGAAGATGGACTTCCTCGGATTGAAGACGCTCACCGTCATCTCGGATGCGGTTGGAAACGTGCGCAGGAAGGCCAGGCCCGATTTCGACATCGAGTCCATCCCTCTCGACGACCCCAGGACGTACGCGCTTCTGAACTCGGGGAAAACCGTCGGAGTGTTCCAGCTTGAATCCGGCGGCATGCAGAATGCCTCCAAGCTCGTTGGCATCTCCAACATCGACGACATCAACGCCGTGGGAGCTCTCTACCGTCCGGGTCCCATGGCGTTCATCCCCGACTACGCCCGCGGCAAGAAGGATCCGTCCTCCGTCAGCTACCCTCACCCGCTCCTCGAGCCCATCCTCAAGGAAACCTTCGGCATCATCGTGTACCAGGAGCAGGTCATGGAATGTGCGAAGATCGTTGCCGGCTATACGCTCGGCGGCGCCGACATGCTGCGCCGCGCCATGGGCAAGAAGGATGCCGATGCCATGGCGAAGGAACGGGTCAAGTTCGTCGAGGGTGCCCGGAGGCTGCACAACATCGACGAAAGGAAGTCCAACGAGATCTTTGACCTCCTCAACAAGTTTGCGAGCTACGGATTCAACAAGTCCCACTCCGCCGCATACGCGCTCATCAGCTATCAAACCGCCTACCTGAAGGCCAACTACCCGGTCGAGTTCATGGCTGCAGTGCTCACGACCGAACTGGGCAACGCTGAAAAGGTGGCGCATTTCATCAGCGAGGCCGAGGCCATGGGCCTCACCGTGCTGGGGCCGGACGTCAACGAAAGCCGCGAGAACTTCACGCCTGTTCGCGCCTCGACCTCCAATGCGGGGGGTGCCATCCGCTTTGGTCTCGCCGGCATCAAGGGAGTGGGCGAAGGTGCGGCGGGAAAGATCATCGAGGAGAGGGAAAAGCACGGCGCGTTCTCCAGCTTCATCGACTTCGTTCGCCGGGTGGACTCCAAGGCGATCAACAAGCGCGTCCTCGAGCATCTGGTGAAGACAGGCGCCTTCGATTTCTCCGGTGTTTCGCGAAGGCACCTCTTCGACGGCATTGACGGAGCCCTCGCGGAGGCCTCCTCGATTGCCCGGGACCTCGCCTCGGGTCAGGATTCATTCCTCGACATGCTTGCCGGTGAGCCCCAAGCCGGCGCACCCGCGAGCCCGCAGGCACAGACGATGGCGCCTGCGCGCGAGGCGCACCTTCCGGACTTCGCACCCACGGAGCGTCTGACCTTCGAAAAGGAGCTCCTGGGATTCTACGTGTCGGGTCATCCGATGAACGACTACGCCGCCCTGACCGAAGCTCTCGATACGTTCGCGATTGATGAACTGCTGAATCAGGAAAACCGGACGGAATTCAGGATCTGCGGAATTGCCGGCAGCCTTTCCAAGAAATTGTCGAAGAAGGACAATCGTCCATGGATGGCGTTCACCCTGGCCACAAGGCGCGGCACACTGCCGGTGAACATGTTCGCCGACGCATTCAAGACCCATGGACACAATCTCGCGGAAAACGCGTCGATTGCCGTGCTCGGCACGATCCTCAAGGGCGACGACGGCACCCGCATCAATGTGAAGGAAGTGTATCCACTGGATCTCTACGTCGCGAATAATATCGTGCGCATCACCTGGCTGCTTCATCCGGCCCACGCCGGAACCCTTCCGTTTCTCACGAGGCTGCGCGATGCGATGAACGCGCATCCCGGGGAAACCCGATCGCAGATCGGCTTCCTGATGGAGGATCGTGTCGCTCCCCTGGCTGAAACCAGCGCCGCGCTCGGCTGGAAGCTTTCCGGACCCGTCTTCCAAAGCCTTCGAGCCGAGATGTGCGTCGCCGGTGTGCAGATTGAGTCGCGTCCCCTTGAAATCAAGGAAACGCGCCGGTGGACAAGGAAGTAG
- a CDS encoding TIM barrel protein translates to MAREMAELGFSQIELSHGIRIVLVPGLLKAIEERIVSVVSTHNFCPLPAGINQAAPNLFEPSSRYSRERAQWVRHTRRSLEFAAQVGATAVVCHLGGIDFLWGSPAEKLRRWVDKRGFQTAFSQPGFAPLRDRVMNRIRKRLPLHWDPLIDSLRQVEPLAREKQVRLGFENRERLEELPVDEDFGRLFDAVGTDSTSGYWHDTGHAELKHRYGLVDHRGQLEALSSRLIGFHLHDVNAAGEDHQPVGSGSVDFEMISSFWRPHHTLVLELSPASVPEDVVASRRRIEALLVARGLTRRG, encoded by the coding sequence ATGGCCCGGGAAATGGCGGAACTGGGATTCAGTCAGATTGAGCTCAGCCACGGCATCCGGATTGTTCTCGTTCCCGGCCTGCTCAAAGCGATCGAGGAACGTATCGTCAGCGTGGTGTCGACGCACAATTTCTGTCCATTGCCGGCAGGCATCAATCAAGCGGCGCCCAACCTGTTCGAGCCGTCTTCACGCTATTCAAGGGAGCGTGCCCAATGGGTTCGGCATACCAGGCGGTCGCTGGAATTCGCGGCACAGGTGGGGGCGACAGCCGTGGTTTGTCACCTTGGGGGAATCGACTTCCTGTGGGGAAGTCCCGCGGAGAAGCTTCGTCGATGGGTGGACAAGCGGGGATTTCAGACCGCCTTCTCCCAGCCGGGGTTTGCTCCGCTGCGGGATCGCGTGATGAACCGGATTCGCAAGCGGCTCCCGCTGCATTGGGATCCATTGATCGATTCCCTCAGGCAAGTCGAGCCTCTCGCCCGGGAGAAGCAGGTGCGACTGGGGTTTGAGAATCGTGAGCGGCTCGAGGAATTGCCCGTGGATGAGGATTTTGGCCGCTTGTTTGACGCTGTGGGAACGGATTCAACCAGCGGCTACTGGCATGACACGGGCCACGCGGAATTGAAGCACCGCTATGGCCTTGTTGATCATCGCGGACAACTGGAGGCACTTTCGTCGCGTCTGATCGGATTCCATCTCCACGATGTCAACGCAGCGGGAGAGGATCATCAGCCGGTCGGAAGCGGAAGCGTGGATTTTGAGATGATCAGCTCGTTCTGGCGTCCGCATCATACGCTTGTGCTCGAGCTCTCACCCGCCTCGGTGCCGGAGGATGTCGTCGCGTCCCGCCGGCGCATCGAGGCGCTGCTCGTCGCCCGAGGGCTGACCCGGCGCGGCTGA
- the rpsU gene encoding 30S ribosomal protein S21 has translation MSIEIKIRKNEPIDRAIRRMKKKLDRENIIKGVRAKRYYEKPCEKRRRKDKVQAFTAMLRRRYAD, from the coding sequence ATGTCCATCGAAATCAAGATACGCAAGAACGAGCCAATTGACCGCGCGATTCGGCGCATGAAAAAGAAGCTTGATCGCGAAAACATCATCAAAGGCGTGCGCGCCAAGCGATACTACGAAAAGCCGTGTGAGAAGCGCCGCCGCAAGGACAAGGTGCAGGCTTTTACGGCGATGCTGCGTCGCCGCTACGCTGACTGA
- a CDS encoding ThuA domain-containing protein produces the protein MPPPPVHPSLSLFVRLAAFGSLLSIAVSKPSLRADPVTPEARALISAAIPATAPAKPAKERCLLIYTQTKGYRHASIETGVEALSLMGERTGAYRAVAADKPAVFTPESLRGFDAIVLLSTTGEIFDTVETQHALLDYVRNGGGVVGIHGATDSCYNWPQYGEMIGGYFISHPWTHDWNVTVWNEDPTHPLNAAFKGAVSFAIQDEIYQLKDPYSRGTHRVILSLDIRRSGERHPDIAPKIVRTDNDFAISQLRIYEKGRVFYCSLGHNHAIYWNPSILAHYLAGIQWAMGDLQADATPRKRPTPPLLASDPALYEAVARTGYDADQSPFEWLDHAIAEAKLNAATLATIESRLATLLASLSTTPAARQAVAQRLAGIIPSNPEPGRESLQILAPLLLDASQVNVARLALEPIPGGSVDRIFLDAMARAEGEARNAIISSVGVRRMAKAVPGLRIILEGAASEAFSHAATALGRIATEDALAALESSLASASPAIAEAILAAADRLPPAIARKAFARIEASPDSSTAARLVAFRGMLKTNPGTAVSLIIATLRSGPPDRRDIATEAIYSLTDPGTASRLGDAIPSFDARTQIAVLHALARRGESQAVPAVLATLKSPDEQVRIAGLHALAMLPGTPAVAHTLAAQATQSSSPMEIKAANQALADLNGAGVDQAVLKAALHAGAPARVVFIRQLSARALYDSIPSLLAMRTDADPLIRNAALESLEILAGARDQGPLLDWALEASDAQEKIRAVRTLIATTLRNPDLAGRNAALIDRLAKGGPSAQFLLLPALPRLADRQTLAAATKLLDSQDPAVVKSAVSALVRWPDPGPLGALRDFAENPRNPAELRTTAVSAAVSFFKTACQANPRQVDLDSAARLLAASSNPTERNSILFQISRTASPEALRLAGRFTSDPALAEAAKDAILAIRANQEWPPAFSATAGAGQLKALTDNSLSSAWTVPAVAGQEITIDLKRTRPIHRLTLDRGNRLNDYPPAFEIHVTDDPASPGQPSIAGVGSRTSMDIQFPETVHGRYVVIRITTARAGANWSIAEFGIE, from the coding sequence ATGCCTCCGCCCCCCGTCCATCCGTCCCTTTCCCTCTTTGTTCGCCTCGCCGCCTTCGGGTCACTCCTGTCGATTGCGGTATCCAAGCCTTCACTACGCGCAGATCCGGTCACCCCTGAGGCGCGCGCATTGATTTCCGCGGCAATTCCCGCCACCGCGCCGGCCAAGCCCGCAAAGGAGCGATGTCTGCTGATCTACACACAAACGAAGGGCTATCGACACGCTTCCATCGAAACCGGAGTGGAGGCGCTCAGTCTCATGGGGGAACGCACAGGCGCCTACCGGGCCGTCGCCGCTGACAAGCCCGCGGTGTTCACACCCGAAAGTCTGCGCGGTTTCGACGCCATAGTGCTGCTCAGCACGACTGGCGAGATCTTCGACACAGTTGAAACCCAGCACGCGCTGCTCGACTATGTGCGCAACGGCGGCGGCGTTGTTGGCATACACGGTGCAACCGATAGTTGCTACAATTGGCCGCAGTATGGGGAGATGATAGGTGGGTATTTCATCAGCCATCCATGGACGCACGACTGGAACGTCACCGTATGGAACGAGGATCCTACTCACCCGCTCAATGCCGCGTTCAAAGGCGCGGTTTCGTTCGCAATCCAGGACGAGATCTACCAGCTCAAGGACCCGTATTCCCGCGGGACCCACCGTGTAATTCTGAGCCTCGACATTCGCCGCAGCGGAGAGCGGCATCCAGACATAGCGCCAAAGATCGTCCGCACCGACAACGACTTCGCCATCAGCCAGCTTCGCATCTACGAGAAGGGCCGCGTCTTCTACTGCTCGCTCGGTCACAATCACGCCATCTATTGGAATCCCTCCATTCTCGCCCACTACCTCGCCGGCATTCAGTGGGCGATGGGCGACCTGCAGGCCGACGCGACGCCTCGCAAACGTCCCACACCTCCCCTCCTCGCCTCCGACCCTGCGCTCTACGAAGCAGTCGCCCGCACCGGCTACGACGCTGATCAATCGCCATTTGAATGGCTCGATCACGCGATTGCCGAGGCAAAGCTCAATGCGGCGACGCTTGCCACGATCGAGTCCCGCCTCGCGACCCTGCTTGCCTCGTTGTCGACCACACCCGCAGCCAGGCAGGCGGTCGCCCAGCGACTGGCCGGGATCATTCCCAGCAATCCCGAGCCCGGTCGCGAGTCGTTGCAAATCCTTGCTCCGCTGCTTCTCGACGCATCCCAGGTCAATGTCGCTCGACTTGCGCTCGAACCGATACCGGGCGGCTCCGTGGACCGGATCTTTCTCGATGCGATGGCGAGAGCCGAAGGCGAGGCTCGCAATGCCATCATCAGTTCGGTGGGCGTGCGGCGGATGGCGAAGGCCGTCCCGGGCCTGCGGATTATTCTGGAAGGGGCGGCTTCCGAAGCCTTCTCCCACGCCGCGACCGCGCTCGGCAGGATCGCAACCGAGGATGCCCTCGCGGCACTGGAATCCTCCCTGGCCTCGGCTTCGCCTGCAATTGCCGAGGCAATACTGGCGGCGGCAGACCGCCTGCCGCCAGCCATCGCCCGAAAGGCCTTCGCTCGCATTGAGGCTTCGCCGGATTCCTCCACCGCTGCGCGCCTGGTCGCATTCCGTGGAATGCTCAAGACCAACCCCGGCACCGCGGTTTCGCTCATCATCGCAACACTCCGGTCCGGCCCGCCGGATCGACGCGACATCGCCACGGAGGCGATTTATTCACTGACCGACCCCGGCACGGCATCCCGGTTGGGCGACGCCATCCCTTCCTTCGATGCCAGGACCCAGATTGCTGTTCTCCATGCACTGGCGCGCCGCGGTGAATCGCAGGCGGTGCCAGCAGTGCTGGCGACGCTCAAGAGTCCGGATGAGCAGGTTCGCATCGCCGGACTTCATGCGCTCGCCATGCTGCCTGGTACTCCGGCGGTCGCCCATACACTCGCCGCCCAGGCGACCCAATCCTCCAGCCCCATGGAGATCAAGGCGGCGAATCAGGCTCTCGCGGACTTGAATGGCGCTGGCGTTGACCAGGCTGTACTCAAGGCTGCCCTTCACGCCGGTGCCCCGGCTCGCGTCGTCTTCATCCGGCAACTCTCGGCTCGCGCCCTTTATGACTCGATTCCCTCTCTTCTCGCAATGCGCACGGACGCGGATCCCCTCATTCGCAACGCCGCGCTGGAGTCGCTGGAAATTCTGGCGGGTGCCAGGGACCAGGGGCCCCTTCTTGACTGGGCTCTCGAAGCAAGCGATGCGCAGGAGAAGATCCGCGCCGTGCGCACCCTCATTGCCACGACGCTTCGCAACCCGGACCTCGCCGGCCGCAATGCCGCGCTGATCGACAGGCTCGCAAAGGGCGGCCCATCCGCGCAGTTCCTGCTGCTTCCCGCACTGCCACGGCTTGCGGACAGGCAGACGCTCGCCGCCGCCACGAAACTACTGGACTCTCAGGACCCCGCCGTCGTGAAGTCAGCCGTCTCCGCGCTCGTCCGCTGGCCTGATCCGGGTCCGCTCGGGGCGCTCCGGGATTTCGCGGAGAACCCCCGGAATCCCGCTGAATTGCGCACGACCGCGGTGTCGGCAGCCGTCTCATTTTTCAAGACAGCCTGCCAGGCCAACCCCAGGCAGGTCGACCTGGACTCCGCCGCACGCCTTCTCGCGGCCAGTTCCAACCCAACGGAACGCAATTCAATACTCTTTCAGATAAGCCGAACCGCATCTCCCGAAGCCCTGCGACTCGCCGGGCGTTTCACGAGTGATCCCGCACTCGCTGAAGCCGCCAAGGACGCCATCCTCGCCATCCGGGCCAATCAGGAATGGCCGCCAGCCTTCAGTGCAACCGCCGGTGCAGGCCAGTTGAAGGCATTGACAGACAATTCACTTTCCAGCGCGTGGACTGTGCCAGCCGTTGCCGGTCAGGAAATCACGATCGACCTCAAGCGCACGCGACCGATTCACCGGCTGACACTGGATCGCGGGAATCGTCTCAACGACTATCCTCCAGCGTTCGAAATCCATGTTACCGACGATCCGGCTTCGCCCGGTCAGCCCAGCATTGCAGGCGTGGGTTCGCGCACCTCCATGGACATTCAGTTTCCCGAGACCGTGCACGGCCGCTATGTGGTCATCAGGATTACGACAGCCCGTGCGGGAGCAAACTGGTCAATCGCCGAGTTCGGAATCGAGTAG